From the Quercus lobata isolate SW786 chromosome 6, ValleyOak3.0 Primary Assembly, whole genome shotgun sequence genome, one window contains:
- the LOC115950635 gene encoding uncharacterized protein LOC115950635, whose translation MSLVTAEMKAKAEVYYGDEICREKFMLLLSEIGLPDGLLILQDIEECGYVKEIGFVWLKHKQKKQYRFDNILVCYDTEVTAYVEPNKIKNLTGVKAKEFLIWITLSEIFVRNPPARWITFKTPVGLSKSFPTSVFTMKGMMHISAE comes from the coding sequence ATGTCTCTTGTGACAGCAGAGATGAAGGCAAAAGCAGAAGTGTATTATGGGGATGAGATTTGTAGAGAGAAGTTCATGTTGTTGCTGTCAGAAATAGGTTTGCCTGATGGTCTACTAATCTTGCAAGACATAGAGGAATGTGGATATGTGAAGGAAATTGGCTTTGTTTGGCTTAAGCATAAGCAGAAGAAACAGTACAGATTTGACAACATACTTGTCTGCTATGACACAGAAGTCACAGCCTATGTTGAGCCCAACAAGATTAAGAATCTGACTGGTGTCAAAGCCAAGGAGTTCTTGATTTGGATTACTTTGAGTGAGATTTTTGTCAGGAATCCTCCTGCAAGATGGATTACCTTTAAAACACCGGTAGGTTTGTCCAAGTCTTTTCCGACATCGGTGTTCACTATGAAAGGGATGATGCATATATCTGCAGAATGA
- the LOC115993952 gene encoding F-box protein At5g49610-like, which translates to MNSVKDGFFPDEVIFQILARLPVKSLFRTKTVCKLWYRLSSDKYFIQLYNEVSVKNPMVLVEVSESKSSLICVDNLRGVSEISLDFLNDRVKIRASCNGLLCCSSIPDKGVYYVCNPMTREFRLLPKSRERPVTRFYPDGEASLVGLACNLWTQKFNVVLAGYHRSFGHRSDGTFICFVFDSESNKWRKFMSFQDYHFTHMNRNQVVFVNGSLHWLTGSSCILALDLDCDIWRKMSLPDKSGYGSGNRIYMLELDSCLSLIEISDSWMNIWVLKDYVREEWDLADRVSLRCIRGLVPGIFPISQTSEYVFLATHKQVLVYQRKNRVWKEMYSVKNGCTLPLWFSAHAFRSTILSCH; encoded by the coding sequence ATGAATTCGGTAAAAGATGGGTTTTTCCCGGACGAAGTTATTTTTCAAATCCTTGCAAGACTGCCTGTGAAGTCTCTATTCAGAACCAAAACTGTGTGTAAACTTTGGTACAGATTGTCCTCTGACAAGTACTTTATTCAGCTCTATAATGAAGTGTCTGTTAAGAACCCAATGGTGTTGGTTGAGGTATCAGAATCGAAATCTAGTTTGATCTGTGTCGATAATTTGAGGGGTGTGTCTGAAATTTCCTTAGATTTCTTGAATGATAGGGTTAAGATTAGAGCTTCTTGTAATGGATTGTTGTGTTGCTCTAGCATCCCTGATAAGGGTGTGTACTATGTATGCAATCCTATGACTAGGGAGTTTAGGTTGCTTCCAAAGAGTAGAGAGAGGCCTGTGACAAGGTTTTACCCTGATGGTGAGGCCTCACTGGTTGGTTTGGCGTGCAATTTGTGGACTCAGAAGTTTAATGTTGTGTTAGCGGGTTATCATCGATCTTTTGGTCATAGGTCGGATGGAACTTTTAtatgttttgtgtttgattcAGAGTCGAATAAATGGAGAAAGTTTATGTCTTTTCAAGATTATCATTTTACGCATATGAATCGGAATCAGGTTGTATTTGTCAATGGCTCATTGCATTGGTTGACGGGTAGTTCATGTATTCTTGCGCTTGATTTGGATTGTGACATATGGAGGAAGATGTCATTGCCTGACAAATCGGGCTATGGTTCTGGGAATAGGATTTATATGTTGGAATTGGATAGTTGCTTGTCCTTGATTGAGATATCAGATTCGTGGATGAATATATGGGTTTTGAAAGACTATGTGAGGGAAGAATGGGATTTGGCTGATAGGGTGAGTCTTAGATGTATAAGAGGACTTGTGCCGGGCATTTTCCCAATAAGTCAGACAAGTGAATATGTTTTTCTAGCAACTCATAAGCAGGTATTGGTGTATCAGCGAAAGAATCGAGTGTGGAAAGAAATGTACTCTGTGAAGAATGGCTGTACACTCCCATTGTGGTTCTCGGCACATGCATTTAGGAGCACAATATTATCTTGTCATTAA